The following proteins are co-located in the Shouchella hunanensis genome:
- a CDS encoding FixH family protein, whose amino-acid sequence MRAYLFVRISFITSIFVGLTGCSDSSLETPSLEVVRAKIDSPLEIDTHVRTNLSVTLTQGEEIVDDAEDVVFEIWKDQERDEGKLQDAVYIDSGTYTIEHEFLEDGIYLVQSHITARDMHVMPKQMVVVGDVSDETIEAFIENGNKPNDAQESKHHHH is encoded by the coding sequence ATGAGAGCCTATTTATTCGTACGAATCAGTTTCATCACGTCTATATTTGTTGGACTAACGGGGTGTAGCGACTCCTCACTAGAGACACCCTCTTTAGAGGTTGTTCGAGCAAAGATTGATAGTCCGCTTGAAATCGATACCCATGTAAGGACTAACCTGAGCGTCACGTTGACACAAGGAGAAGAGATTGTCGATGACGCAGAGGACGTTGTGTTTGAAATTTGGAAAGATCAAGAACGAGACGAAGGCAAACTTCAAGATGCTGTATACATAGATTCAGGAACATACACCATTGAACATGAGTTTCTAGAAGACGGCATTTATCTTGTTCAGTCGCATATTACAGCTCGTGATATGCACGTTATGCCAAAACAAATGGTTGTTGTTGGGGATGTTTCAGATGAAACGATAGAAGCGTTTATTGAAAATGGCAATAAACCGAACGATGCTCAAGAAAGCAAACATCACCATCATTAA
- a CDS encoding PepSY-associated TM helix domain-containing protein has protein sequence MKKKQQSSSFYQMIWRWHFYAGVIVAPFLFILAFSGGIYLFKPQIEGFLYSEYTTIEEKETDYLPYSAQAESLHMSYPDATISSVKISDQTEATEFLVDNNGVGSSIFVNPYSGDITGIVNNEEKVTEIVKRLHSELWIAGTIGNRMVELAACWGIILLITGLYIWWPRSKKAIWGTFLPRLNKKGRVFWRDLHAVPAFWLSGSVFILIATGLPWTGVLGPTIQSIATAPEYAYSFSDKPKSITLTEDIVDEVPWANQALPVPSSHQHHYLPLSIDEAIDLFEGKEIQKPYTVSMPQGELGVYTASHMNQPKDLATLHMDQYSGVLLTDVRYDDFSFGAKLVESGIALHEGRLFGWFNQFLGLLTCIGLMGIIGTSYVIWRKRAPKGSVGAPKRSKDKKTTWIVFSIMFGFGVLMPLVGFSLIVLLLFDFIIRPIVQKKKHSNRTRYSA, from the coding sequence GCGGTGGCATTTTTATGCAGGGGTTATAGTTGCTCCGTTTCTATTTATTTTAGCTTTTAGTGGTGGGATATATTTATTTAAACCGCAAATTGAAGGATTTCTTTACAGTGAATACACAACCATTGAGGAAAAAGAGACAGATTACCTGCCTTACTCGGCACAAGCTGAATCCCTTCACATGTCTTACCCAGACGCAACGATTAGCTCTGTTAAGATTAGCGACCAAACAGAAGCAACTGAATTTCTTGTTGATAACAACGGTGTAGGCTCTTCCATCTTTGTTAACCCTTACAGCGGAGACATTACTGGCATAGTCAACAATGAAGAAAAAGTAACAGAAATAGTTAAGCGCCTACATAGTGAGCTTTGGATAGCTGGAACTATTGGAAATCGAATGGTTGAGCTTGCGGCATGTTGGGGGATTATTTTGCTTATAACTGGATTGTATATTTGGTGGCCTCGAAGTAAAAAAGCAATTTGGGGAACATTTCTACCACGACTTAACAAAAAAGGCAGAGTGTTTTGGAGAGATCTGCATGCTGTACCTGCATTTTGGTTATCTGGATCTGTGTTCATTTTAATTGCAACAGGCTTACCGTGGACAGGTGTTTTAGGTCCGACTATACAGAGTATCGCAACAGCCCCTGAGTACGCCTATAGTTTTAGTGATAAACCGAAATCGATAACGCTAACTGAAGACATCGTTGATGAAGTACCTTGGGCGAATCAAGCACTACCTGTCCCTTCTTCACATCAACATCACTATCTTCCTTTATCAATTGATGAAGCCATTGATCTTTTTGAAGGAAAAGAAATACAAAAACCATATACAGTCTCAATGCCTCAAGGAGAATTAGGCGTTTATACAGCTTCGCATATGAATCAACCGAAAGATTTAGCTACCCTCCATATGGATCAATATAGCGGTGTTCTATTAACGGATGTCCGGTATGATGACTTTTCCTTTGGTGCTAAATTAGTAGAGTCCGGGATCGCTCTTCACGAAGGAAGGTTGTTTGGCTGGTTCAATCAATTCCTAGGTTTATTAACTTGCATTGGCTTAATGGGCATAATCGGAACTTCTTATGTTATCTGGCGAAAACGAGCTCCAAAAGGTTCAGTCGGCGCACCTAAACGATCAAAAGATAAGAAAACCACATGGATTGTCTTTAGCATCATGTTCGGCTTTGGGGTTTTGATGCCGCTTGTTGGGTTCTCCTTAATCGTATTGCTTTTGTTTGACTTTATCATACGGCCAATTGTTCAGAAAAAGAAACACAGTAATAGAACACGATACTCAGCTTAG